In Vicingus serpentipes, the DNA window TTGAGTATTAGAATAAAAAATAAAATTATAAAAAATGGAAAATAACAATTTATTTAACGACCCTATTCAACGAACAGAAAGTAGTTTTACGGGTGAAAATGCGATTGCTAAATCATTCTTATCAAATGTGTTTGCATACATGGCATCTGCTCTAACAATAACCGGAGCTATTGCTTATTGGTTTGGTACTGATATGGATTTAATTTCTATGCTCTTTAATGCTGAAGGAGGAATGAATGCTTTAGGATATATCGTTACGTTTGCTCCTTTTGGATTTGTTTTATTAATTTCTGCAGGGTTTCAAAAGTTTTCTTCAACAGTTCTATTAGGTTTATTTCTAATTTACTCGCTATTAATGGGATTGAGCTTAAGTACCATCTTTTTAGTTTATACTGGTAGTTCAATTTTTACTACATTTTTTATTACCGCTGCAACTTTTGCTGTTATGGCAGTTTTAGGGTATACTACTAAAACCGACTTAACCAAATTTGGTTCAATTCTAATGATGGCTTTAATTGGTATCATCATCGCAAGTGTTGTAAACATTTTTATGGGTAATGCTATGATGGATTTAATTATTAGTGTCTTAGGTGTTTTAATTTTTACAGGATTAATTGCCTACGATGTGCAAAAATTAAAAAGAATTGGAAGTGGCCAGGAATATGGGCATGAAATGACAAATAAACTTGCAATTATGGGTGCTTTAAGTTTATATCTAGACTTTGTAAACCTATTTTTATTCATGCTTCGTTTTTTAGGAGATAGAAAATAATCCTTGAATAGAATTAATCTAAAATCACGTTGTGTTTTTCGGTTTAAAATTATACTTTTGGGAAACCTTATAAATAAATAAAATACTAAGATATAATGAGTGTATTAGTAAACAAAAATTCAAAAGTTATCGTTCAAGGTTTTACTGGTGGGGAAGGAACTTTCCATGCTAGTCAAATGATTGAATATGGTACAAACGTTGTTGGTGGTGTAACTCCTGGTAAAGGTGGTCAAAAACACTTAGACAGACCTGTGTTTAATACTGTAGAAGATGCTGTAAAAGAAACTGGTGCTGATGTTTCAATTTTATTTGTACCTCCTGCTTTTGCTTCAGATGCAATATTAGAAGCTGCTGATGCAGGTATTAAAGTAATTATCTGTATTACTGAAGGTATTCCCGTAAAAGATATGATTCCTGTTAAGGAATATTTAAAAGATAAAGATTGTAGATTAATTGGACCTAACTGTCCTGGAGTTATGACTCCTGATGGAGCAAAAGTTGGTATTATGCCAGGTTTTATTTTTAAAGCTGGAAATATTGGTATTGTTTCTAAATCAGGTACTTTAACTTACGAAGCTGCTGACCAAGTTGTAAAAGCTGGTTTAGGAATTTCTACTGCAATTGGTATTGGTGGTGATCCAATTATTGGAACAACTACTCAAGAAGCAATTGAATTATTCATGAACGATCCAGAAACTGAAGGGATAGTAATGATTGGTGAAATAGGTGGTAACTTAGAAGCTAACGCAGCTGAATGGATTAAAGCTAATGGCACTAAACCAGTTGTTGGTTTTATTGCTGGAGAAACTGCTCCTGCTGGTAGAACAATGGGGCATGCAGGTGCTATTGTCGGTGGTGAAAATGATACTGCTCAAGCTAAGAAAAGAATAATGAGAGAATGTGGTATTACAGTTGTTGATTCTCCTGCTGACATAGGTGCTGCTATGGCTGAATTAATGAAAGTAAACGCGTAATTTTTTATAAAAAACTGAAAACCTACCTTTTTATGGTAGGTTTTTTTTATATCATACAACTATGAAATTATTAGAAGGAAAAGTTGCTGTTATTACTGGTGCTACAAGAGGTATTGGTAAAGGTGTAGCTGAAGTTTTCGCTAAAAATGGTGCCAATATTGCTTTTACTTATGTTTCTTCAGATGAAAAAGCAAGAGTGTTTGAACAAGAGTTAAACGCATATGGAATTAAAGCAAAAGGTTACAAATCAAATGCTGCTGATTATAATGCTGCTGAAAAATTCATCAATGATGTAGTTGAAGAATTTGGTAGAATTGATGCGATTGTAAATAACGCTGGTATTACTCGCGATGGTTTATTGATGCGTATGAGTGAAGAAAATTGGGACGAGGTTATGAATGTTAACTTAAAGTCTGTTTTTAACATTACAAAAGCTGCTTTAAAAACATTATTAAAACAACGTTCTGGTTCTATTATAAACATGAGTTCAGTTGTTGGTATTGAAGGAAATGCTGGTCAATCTAATTATGCTGCTTCTAAAGCTGGTGCAATTGGGTTTACTAAATCTATAGCTCAAGAAATTGGGTCAAGAAATATTCGCTGTAATGCTATTTGCCCTGGTTTTATTGAAACTGAAATGACTGCCGAATTAGACGAAACAGTTAAGGCTGGTTGGATTAATGATATACCAATGAAAAGAGGTGGAACACCAGAAGATGTTGCTAACGCTGCATTATTCTTGGCTTCTGATTTATCGCAATACATTACCGGACAAACATTAAATGTTTGTGGTGGAATGCAAACTTGATAAACAAAAATATTTATTCTAAAAACTGCCTTAATTTATTAAGGCAGTTTTTGTTTATACAAGTCAGTTTTTCTTAATACCTTAGCTATAAATGAGCAAAAAACTAAACATACTATTTCTTGCATCTTGGTACCCAAATAACCTGTTACCATTTAATGGCAACTTCATCCAGAAGCATGCTCAAGCAGTATCAAAGTTTTGTAATGTTTCTGTTTTGCATATTATTGCTCATAATCAAGACGAAAAATTTAAAATCGATACAGCAGAAAACAATAATGTTTATGAAGTGATTGTTTATTATAGAAAGATTAATAGCAACTCTCCTATTCATCAGTTTCAAAAATTAAAAAGAAGACAAGAGGCACATTTATTAGGGTATAAAACCATCTTAGAAAAAGTAAGACATATAGATATCACCCATTTAAATGTTGTTTTCCCTGCTGGTAGTTTTGCATTATATCTTAAAAAGAAGTTCAATATTCCTTTCATAATTAGTGAAAACTGGACAGCGTTATTAGAAAACACACCAACACAATTAGGAACCATCACAAAAAAGATTGTTCAAAAAACATTAGACAATGCCGATGTTTTATGTCCCGTTTCTGAAGATTTGAAACAGGCTTTACAAAAATTAACAGCAAACCTTAATTATCAAATTGTTCCAAATGTGGTAAACACAAATACCTTTACTTTCAAAGAACATTCTGCAGAAAATAAGATATTACACATCTCTAATTTAAAAGACGAGCATAAAAATATAACGGGAATTTTAGATACCATAAAAGAACTAAGCAAAACTAGAAACGACTTTTTTATTACCATTGCTGGAAATGGCGATTATCATTTTTTTAATCAATACGCATTAAAAATTGGTATCCAAGAGAACTTATTTAAAATTGAGGGAGCAAAAAGTACTGAAGAAGTTGCCCAATTAATGCAATCACACAATTTGTTTTTATTGTATAGCAATTACGAAAACTTACCCTGTGTAATTTCTGAAGCTTTGGTAACTGGAATGCCTGTTTTAACATCTAAAGCTGGAGGAACTGCAGAAATGATTACCGATGAAAACGGAATTGTTGTACCTCCTAAAAACAATAAAATACTATTAGAGAAGTTAAACTACATGCTCGATAATTTAGCAAACTATAATTGTAAAGAAATTTCAAAAAATGGTATCAATATATACAGCTATGAAGCTGTTGGTAAACAGTTTTTAGCTATTTACACTAAATTGTTGAGCAAATAGTTTTGTACGGTTTTACTATCATATACAATAGCACATCGAAATTTTCAATTGAAAATTCAAAATCGATTTCATATAAAAACCATTCTTTTTTTTACGAGCAGAGCAGCAAGTTTTTAAACGATAAAATCTTTACTGAAACGCCTGATTTTATAATTGGTATTGATGGTGTTATTTTAAACTTATCTCAGCTTAAAAAGCAACATAATATAATTGATTATACAGCTCTTATCATTCATTTGTTTGATTTAGACAAACAGTTTTTTAAGCAGTTTAAAGGTGATTTTTCAGGTTTTATATTTAATAAGAATACTGAAGAGTTAATTTGTTTTACTAACCATATAGGTTCGCAAAAACTATTTTATAGCCAACTTGATAGCAGTACTATTGTAAGTCATCGATTAGAAACAGTAACTCAATTTAGAAAAGAGAACCGTTTAAATGTTGTTGCTGCTTATGAGTTAATGACTTTTGGTGGTATGATTGAAAACAAAACATTAGCAACAGATGTTTATCGTTTATTGGGTGGAGAGCAACTTACTGTCACTCCTACATCATTTAAAGTATCGAAATATTTAGATTTTAATTTCGTTAAAGCCACTGATACTGACAGCAAAAAAGCCATTCAAAAACTTGACGAGTTGTTTACTTCATTAATAACTCTTGAATACGAAAAAGATAAAGAATACGGTTACGAACACTTTGCAACATTAAGCGGCGGTTTAGACTCTCGAATGAATGTAATGGCTGCAAACAGAATGGGTTACCAAACACATAACTTTTGTTTTTCACAATCGAATTATGACGACCATAAAATAGCTGAACAAATTAGCAACGACCTCAATAATAAGTTTTCGTTTATCTCCTTAGATAATGCTGAATACTTAACGCAATTGGATGAAAATATAGAAATTTATGATGGTTTAATTTTTTACTTAGCATCTGCTCATTATAACTATACACTTAACAATTTAGATAGAGAAAAATCTGGATTAATACATACCGGACAAATTGGCGATGCAATTTTAGGTGGCTTTGTTTCTTTAAGCAAACCCAACTATTTTTCATCAATGATGTCAAAAAAATTGGAACATAAGTTAGCTCCAATTGACACTTCAAAATACGCTTCAGAAGAAACATTTAAACTTTATAACAGATTATTTAATGTAACTACGGCTGGATGCTATGTTTCATCTCATCATCAATCGTATATAGTTGCTCCGTTTTTAGATCCTGAATTTATTGCGTTGTGTTTATCCTTACATCCTAACTTAAAGAAAGAAGGAAAAATCTATTTAGAATGGATAAATAAATTAAGACCAGAAGTGGCTAAATACAAATGGGAAAAAACAGGTTTTAGACCTGATGCACAATGGAAAAACAAATTGAGTCAGTACTCTAAAAAGGTAAAGATAACTTATTATACTGTTACTAACCAACAACATAAAACCAGTATGAATCCTTATGACTACTGGTACAACAACAATAAAGAGGTTGCTTTATTTTTTGAGAATACTTTTAAAAATCAAATCGATTGTATAAGCAACAGCGAACTAAAAAAAGATGTGTGCTTCTTATTTGAGACTGGAAATACCATTGAAAAGTCGATGGTTTTAACCTTACTTAGCACAATTAAAAAACTGAAAATTAAAGCTTGAGTACCGTAAATTTCATACAATCATTTTTGCAACGAAAAGGCGGTTATGTGGTTTTCTCATCTTACTTTGCTAAGTTGATTACTTTTATTATTGCTGTTTATATTATTAGATTTATTCCAAAAGCTGAGTATGGCTTTATAGTTTATGCTAGCACCATCATTTCGTTTATTGCTCCTTTTAAAGGCTTAGGTATTCATCAAGGTTTATTAAGATTTGGTTCTATTTCTAAATCGCAACAACTTAAAAAATACTACCTCAACCAAACCTTAAAAAAAGGACTTTTATATACGCTATTGATTATTGGTGCTTTATGTGCAATCACACCTTTGTTAAGCAGCAATATGGAAGATGCTTTTTTGTACATCATCTTATTGAGTTTTCAATTAGTGAGTTTGTTGTTACTAGAAATTATAAAAATTTATTCGAGACTAATTCACCTCAATAAACTATATTCAAACATAACCATTTACAACAATATCTTTTTGCTAATAGGAGTAATTGGTGCT includes these proteins:
- a CDS encoding Bax inhibitor-1/YccA family protein; this encodes MENNNLFNDPIQRTESSFTGENAIAKSFLSNVFAYMASALTITGAIAYWFGTDMDLISMLFNAEGGMNALGYIVTFAPFGFVLLISAGFQKFSSTVLLGLFLIYSLLMGLSLSTIFLVYTGSSIFTTFFITAATFAVMAVLGYTTKTDLTKFGSILMMALIGIIIASVVNIFMGNAMMDLIISVLGVLIFTGLIAYDVQKLKRIGSGQEYGHEMTNKLAIMGALSLYLDFVNLFLFMLRFLGDRK
- the sucD gene encoding succinate--CoA ligase subunit alpha, whose translation is MSVLVNKNSKVIVQGFTGGEGTFHASQMIEYGTNVVGGVTPGKGGQKHLDRPVFNTVEDAVKETGADVSILFVPPAFASDAILEAADAGIKVIICITEGIPVKDMIPVKEYLKDKDCRLIGPNCPGVMTPDGAKVGIMPGFIFKAGNIGIVSKSGTLTYEAADQVVKAGLGISTAIGIGGDPIIGTTTQEAIELFMNDPETEGIVMIGEIGGNLEANAAEWIKANGTKPVVGFIAGETAPAGRTMGHAGAIVGGENDTAQAKKRIMRECGITVVDSPADIGAAMAELMKVNA
- the fabG gene encoding 3-oxoacyl-[acyl-carrier-protein] reductase; amino-acid sequence: MKLLEGKVAVITGATRGIGKGVAEVFAKNGANIAFTYVSSDEKARVFEQELNAYGIKAKGYKSNAADYNAAEKFINDVVEEFGRIDAIVNNAGITRDGLLMRMSEENWDEVMNVNLKSVFNITKAALKTLLKQRSGSIINMSSVVGIEGNAGQSNYAASKAGAIGFTKSIAQEIGSRNIRCNAICPGFIETEMTAELDETVKAGWINDIPMKRGGTPEDVANAALFLASDLSQYITGQTLNVCGGMQT
- a CDS encoding glycosyltransferase family 4 protein, which codes for MSKKLNILFLASWYPNNLLPFNGNFIQKHAQAVSKFCNVSVLHIIAHNQDEKFKIDTAENNNVYEVIVYYRKINSNSPIHQFQKLKRRQEAHLLGYKTILEKVRHIDITHLNVVFPAGSFALYLKKKFNIPFIISENWTALLENTPTQLGTITKKIVQKTLDNADVLCPVSEDLKQALQKLTANLNYQIVPNVVNTNTFTFKEHSAENKILHISNLKDEHKNITGILDTIKELSKTRNDFFITIAGNGDYHFFNQYALKIGIQENLFKIEGAKSTEEVAQLMQSHNLFLLYSNYENLPCVISEALVTGMPVLTSKAGGTAEMITDENGIVVPPKNNKILLEKLNYMLDNLANYNCKEISKNGINIYSYEAVGKQFLAIYTKLLSK
- a CDS encoding asparagine synthase-related protein codes for the protein MYGFTIIYNSTSKFSIENSKSISYKNHSFFYEQSSKFLNDKIFTETPDFIIGIDGVILNLSQLKKQHNIIDYTALIIHLFDLDKQFFKQFKGDFSGFIFNKNTEELICFTNHIGSQKLFYSQLDSSTIVSHRLETVTQFRKENRLNVVAAYELMTFGGMIENKTLATDVYRLLGGEQLTVTPTSFKVSKYLDFNFVKATDTDSKKAIQKLDELFTSLITLEYEKDKEYGYEHFATLSGGLDSRMNVMAANRMGYQTHNFCFSQSNYDDHKIAEQISNDLNNKFSFISLDNAEYLTQLDENIEIYDGLIFYLASAHYNYTLNNLDREKSGLIHTGQIGDAILGGFVSLSKPNYFSSMMSKKLEHKLAPIDTSKYASEETFKLYNRLFNVTTAGCYVSSHHQSYIVAPFLDPEFIALCLSLHPNLKKEGKIYLEWINKLRPEVAKYKWEKTGFRPDAQWKNKLSQYSKKVKITYYTVTNQQHKTSMNPYDYWYNNNKEVALFFENTFKNQIDCISNSELKKDVCFLFETGNTIEKSMVLTLLSTIKKLKIKA